CTCCTTTAATATCTTACACATATTCCAAAAATCAGGATTTAACAATGGTTCACCCCGAAAAAATGGTGCTATAACAAAATTTTCTTTTATATAATCTTTATTAGTTTCTATTAAATTTTTAAAAGTATTTAATGACATATGATGTTTTTCAATTTTATTAAAGGTTTGCATAAAGCACCATACACACTTTACATTACACATTGATGTAACCTCAATGGTAAGCATATCCTTAGGCTTTCTTTCAAAATTATTCATACGATAACTCCTTATATTATATTCAATTTTACAACGCTTAGCAGTAGGATTTGATATGTAAACAAATAGCGATTATTTATTCTTATTAAACTTATAAATTAAACTCATCATATTTCCCCAAAAAGCCGGTGCTTTAAAATCAATTTTCATATTTTTTCTTTTTAATTGAATCGCTTTGGCAACTTCCAAAATATCACTTTCCATATTTGCGTAAGGCGTTTTTTCATAAAAATACTTTTCTCCTACTTTTAATAAACCCTTACTAGTAAAATAATTTGTAAATACATTTTCTGTATAGCCAAAAAAATCAGCACTAGTAACCGGCAAATTAAAATTTTCTTTAAATAACTTAAAACAAAATGAATCCATGTTGGGCTGTGCAGTAATAAAAATACAACCATTATTATTTAATAATGAAATCGCTTTATCTAAATAATTTATCGGTTCCGGAAAATACTGTAGCACACCTCTAAAAATAATCAAATCATATTTTTCATTAAAATTAAGTTTCGGGAATTCACCATAATAAATATCATGAGAATGTTTCGCAACCTTGGCTGCCTCTCTGCCAAATTCTACCCCAAAACATCTATATCCATGCTTCTTAAATACATCTAAAAATGAACCATTTCCACAACCAATATCTAAAACATTTCCATTCATTTTATACTGTTGAATAAACTTGAAATCTATTTGATACATTTCGTTTCTTTTCTTAACCAATTCATCATCATGTACATGGACTCGACTTAAATAATCATCCCAATATTTTTTTAATCCACTCTCATTTAATCTTTTATGAGCAAAAACAATACCACATTTTTTACATTTTACGATATCGCAATTCATTTTATCCTTATACAAAAATTCAAAATCATTATATTGTTCATCTAAATGCCACGGACAATTGTTTAACACTTCAAAATCTTCTTCTTTTAATTTATTCATTGTCGCCAACTACACTCTCGTAATTAAATTATTTTTTATCAATTTATCAACAACTGGTATTAGTTTTTTTACTGGTACCCCAATAATGTTACTTATATCAAATAAATCATTTCTCCCATCGGCATATGCAATAAAATCGGTCATAGCTTTCACTTCATTGTAACCGCCTTTTTGACTAATCGTTGGATATAACCCTCTTTTCCCAAGTTGAGGCTCACATAAACAATTAATTTTATAATTATAATTATTCTCTAACCCAATAATGCACTCTTGATAAGCTTCATATGCCCCCTGCAATCCTTCTGGTGATATCAATGTCATATCATCTTTCGATGTATGATACTCTGGATATCTACCATATTTCGAACGACAAATAGCACATACTGGCAAATCAACACCCGGAGCATTATACTGTCTTTCATCTGAGCCTCGTTGTAAAAATGTGTATGTTCTATAATCCGGATAATAGTATTTCAATATATTTTTCGCTACTTTATCCGCTAATGTATTACCATAACGAGATTCTACATAAGAAAAGGTTCTATTATCGCCTACACAAGATAAATTAAATCCTGCGATTACATTTTGTTTTAGACACTCTAAATTTCTACTCAAATAAGTAATCGAACCAATAGTTTCCGGAATAAAAATAATTCTATATGTATAGCGTCTTTTTTCTAAGTTTGCTAACCATTTTGCTAAATATATTGCTACCACCGGACCAGATAATTCATTATTCGCCATTGACGGATGGCATATATATGTAGATAAAAAAATTTCTTTCTTAGTTTCACCAGGGATAATAATTTCGCCATAGGTTAAACTGCCATTTTTTAATTCACTATCAATATATATATGATATTCATCTTCCAGCAACTCATTTTTTTGATTTTCTGACATACAAAATCCATAACGCTCTTTATAGTAAGAAGTTATATATGGAATTACCTCTGGCTGATCTGGTTGTGTATAAATTATCTCTTTTAACTCTGTCAGATTGACTTTTTTATTTATAGGTAAAGAATATCCCACTACATGAAGATTATTTTTTTGAAAATCAAGTATTTTTTCGCCATTTGAATTTTTAATATATGCATCACGTATATTCCACTCCTTAGGAACACACCAGTCAAAAACTTGCGTACCTGTTGGTACTTCATAAATTTTTATATCTGAATAAATACTTTTTAAAATTTTCAAAGTATCTCGTACACCATCACCTGTTATACTTCGGCATATTGGAAATAGTAGCTTCGCCAACTGATACATATTTTGTCCAGAAGTATTCATTTATCATCCATCTCCTTAAATTAAATCAAATGATACTGGACTACCTTTTTTAACATCACACTTCACCTTTTTCCCCAGCACAATATCATAATACTTCGGACTAAGTCCCAATCCGGGCCTGATACTTCTCATATTTTTCTCCGTGATTACCTCTCCTGCTTATATATCTTCTACAATATACAAGCTTCGCCTAAATTGTATAGACTTCTTCTCTTGTTCACTAATTCCATAGTGAATTTGACCTAGTGCCTCATATGCCCGATTTACCTCTTCAACTAACATCTTCATTTCTACTGGTTCTAATGAAAATGCAGAATCTACTCCACCATCGGCACGAGAAATTGTAAAATGTTTTTCAATTACAGTTGCCCCCAAAGCTACACTTGCAACGGCTGCTCCTATTCCTAACGTATGATTGGATAAGCCTACTTGACAATTAAATAACTCTCTCATATGTGGGATCGTCAATAAATTTGTTCCTTCGGGAGCTGACGGATAACTGCTTGTACATTTTAGTAATATTAAATCTTTGCATCCATTTTCTCTAGCTGTTCTAACTAATTCATCAAGTTCTGCAATACTCGCCATCCCGGTTGAAGCAATTATTGGTTTACCCGTTTGAGCCACTTTTTTTTATTAAAGGCAAATCTATATTTTCAAACGAGGCAATTTTATATATAGGAACATCTAAACTTTCTAAAAAATCAATCGAAGTAGCATCAAACGGCGTACTAAATCCTACGATTCCCAGCTCTTTACACCGTTTAAAAATTGGCTCATGCCATTCCCATGGAGTATATGCTTTTTTATACAAGTCATATAGTGAAGTCCTATTCCATGAATTATATTTATCTTTAATAAAAAACTCTCGTTCTGCAATATCCAAAGTCATTGTATCCGCTGTATAGGTTTGCAATTTTAATGCATCAGCACCAGCTTTAGCAGCTAACTCAACGATTTCCAAAGCTCGCTGTAGTGATTGATTATGATTTCCTGACATTTCTGCAATTATAAATGGTTTTTCTATATTTTTCTTAGTTATATTCACCTGCATTCACATCCAATTCAAAAAACCTTAATAAAAAATATTATTAAAATTCTTTGTAGATTTATTTCAATAAATTCACCATATATACTTTAATCAGGTAGTAATTTTGTGTAGATACACATATTACCTTTTAATTCTTCCTGATAATTAAGAATTTGGAAAATATGTCGAGATGCTACATTTTCTAATTTCACATAACCAACTATTTTTTTTAAATTAGCAGCATTTTTTAATAATTCCTGTTCCGCCAACTCTAATATACTCTTACCATAACCCATTTTTCTATATTTTGAATCAATACTATAATTAACCACACCTATTTTTCCTTCTATATCAATGCGAACCTGTCCTACTTCCATATCAGCACATATTAAAATATAAAATAGTCTCGCATTATTCTGTAGTGTTTTTTTCAACCAATTTAAATGTTCTTTAAAATCTATCAAATTACTATTAAAAGAGTTCTTTCGAGTCTCTTTTTCATTACGCCATATATACAATAACTTAGCATCATCCAATTTCACTGCTCTCAAATAACAATTTAATCCATTCATCATCTTTATCTCTCCTGAACCTAGTACAATTGTATTGCAAATTTTTATATTTTTTCCCTTGCAAGCTTAATATCACTTCGCAAATAACATGATTGGTTACCAAAGAGCTTTTACCTAAATACTTAATAAATCCGCTTTCATCACAATCTTCAGCAATCTTAATCTGATTTTCTGCCACAGCAATCACAATCGTTGGCAATCCTAAAAAGAATCTTTCCCACGTAGTAGTCCCAGCAGCACCAATTGCTAAGTCTGCTTCATTCATCATTTCTGCCATATTATGAATCTGGCAATAATAGTTCATCCAGTGATATCGCTGACAAAACTCTTTTACTTCCTCTTTATACTGATTGCTTCCACCCACGACAACATTTACAGTTATATCTTCTCTATTTAATGCTACTAATGCTCTTAACGTTTTCATCGTTTCATTGGTTAAGTCACTTCCACCAAAAAACATAAGAATATTTTTTATCTGCCCATCTCGTTGTCGTTGTTTTTTCTTTTCTCTATAAAATTCTTCCCTAAGTAGTGCATATGTTGGTCCCAATAGCAACTTACAGTCATCACTTACCAATCCACTATATCGGATCTTCATATCTGCATAATAATTTTGGTCAAGCAATATATCACAATCATGTTTTCTATTTGCCAAATCATCTATGACCATAATCTTTTTTGTATATGTACGAACAATTCTTTCCCAAGTTTCATCAATTGCATAACTATCTACCACTAATAAATCAATATCTAAATTTTTTAATATTTCAATTACCTCTTTTGCATCTTGTTCTTGTTGAACCGTTGCCAATTTTCATAACCCGATAATTGATTCTCACTATTTGTAGGTAAAAATTCTATATATTTAAAACCATTCTGCGGTATTAAATAATTTAAGTTACCTAAAAATAGCGCATACAATCTTGATTAAATATTTGCTGCATTTCAAATTGTTTCAATTCATCACGTGAAAATACAATGACTTTTTAGGTTGATACTTCCTAAGCAATATTTTGATAAACTTTTTGCCGAAAGATCCTGTACCTCCGGTAATTAATATTGATTTATTATTAAACATTTTTTTCTTCATATTTATCCAATCAAATGATATATTTTACAACCAACGCTATGAACATCATCCCCAACTAAATTCAATTCTTCTGCATTCGTTTGCTTTAGTACTAAATATTGAATATAGTTTTCTAATACACCATATATCAGTTCTTCTTCCTTCCATATAATATTTTTTTTATTATTTTTTATATATTCTTTATTCATAATACGACTATATAAATTAGCTTCAAAATATCTACCAATTTTATGTATCGTCTGGTAGTGAAGATTATATACATATCCTTGATTGCTCGCAAAATGGAAAAATACAATTTCTTGATTATTTCTCTTTTTTATTATTCCAATTCCTGGATAATTATCATGTAGACCATCGCAATAGATAAAATTATGATTTAAATTTAATGACTCATCAAATTTTTTTATTCTCGTTATTTCACCTGTAGTCATATCTAATTTTAAAGAATTTTTGGCAAAGGCTTTGAAAATATATAAATTATTATTAAATATATGTATCATTGAAAATTTTCTAAGTTTATTTTCTACATTGTATGAATTTTTAATATTATATCTACATAATATTAAGTTTATTTTATTCCATTTAATAATTTCAGTTTCCTTGTTATTAAGAAGCCACAAATTTTCACCATCATAATCCATATAACTATAGCTAGAACTACTATCTCCAACTTCATATATATTACTTCTACCATCAATAAAGCTAAATTCCATTATTGCATTGCATTGAGGCAACGATATCCATATACTGTCTTTTGACATACAATATACTTCATCTAATATTCCTTTATCTTTATTTATTAGATATTTTTCTATTTTGTTATACCATTCATAATGATATATACATTGATCTTTTTTCACATCATACTCTATAATGGCTTCACAACCATAAGGAAATAAAAATATTTTTTCTCTATATTCCTTTATGATTAAATATTTATATTTTTTATTATACTTATTTTTTGTGTCTTTACATATAAATCTTAAGGATATCCTTCTAAATTTATACTTAATATAATCATACTCTAGCAAATATTGATAATTTCCATTAGGCATAATGTATAATTTATTTAGGCACTTTTCTATTCTATAACTTAAATCTTCGCATGGAATCTTGACGATAGATTTAACCTCGCCGGTATTTAAATCTATTTCTACTAAGTTTCCATTTGTATAACCAACAAACCAGCCACTATCGCCAACAACCACCATATCGCGAAAATTAAAATTTCGTTTTATTATAATCTCATCAACTAAACATTCTTCTATCGGTTTTCTTATATTTACATTCTGCACCATAATCGGCTTACTAGTTACCTCATACAACCATATTACCGAACTCATATCACCATAATACGCATCTGACCAAGTTATCGCTCTGTATAAATCAGATGAATCATCATAGATACCCCAGCCAGCTTTTTTATACTCATACTCTAGTTGTTCATATTCTTTTAAAAGCTCTGGCTTCATTGATTCAAATGTAGCTTTTAATAATGGATGAGGTCGCCACCATAGAGCTACGTCTTTTCTATCTCTAAATACCGAAAATACATACCGATGTTTTTTGATAAAGCTCTCTGTATCTAAAAGCATCGTCTCAATCGTTGTCAAATAAAGTATTATTTTTTTGCCATTAATTATTTTCTCCCATTGCTTAGGTAGTGCAAAATCTTCTTTTTTACTATTACGTACTTTATCAAATTTCGGTGAGCCCAATGCTAAAATTTTATTCTTTGGTGGATTTCCCCCAGGATAATTAGCTTCATATTGCTCTTTTATCTTTTCCGATTCCACAATTACCCTATCAGCATTAACTACACCTGGAGCTTTACACTTTATCGGCCCTACTATATCGCCAGATACAAAGTATGGTACATACACAAGCATATCTGTATATTTTTTCAGCTCCTTGGAATAATAGTTGGGATGCACTGATGTTACTAGATTATAATCATCGTAGGGATTATGTATATAAATTATATCTGGTCGATGCTTAGATATATCATATTCTTGCCAATTAGTAATCGGTACATAGCTAGGTAAATCATGACCTTCATAATTCCAATTTTTAGCACTTCCATCTGGATTACGATCACAATAGGGAATCGGCACTACATAGGCATCACAATTTTCGTCCTCGTCCGCTGCTTGCCAAATACTTTCAAGTGAGTCCCACATGGATGCATTATAAGGTAAAAAGACTACTTCCTTTCTGTTGTCTAATTGCATCACAATTTCTTTAATTTTCAAAATTTGTTTTCTGCTCATAAAAGATATCATGACAAGAGGTTTATTCTTTTGTAATAATATCTGCATTTTTTTTAGATTAGTTTCTATTCCATCCATTAATGCAAGACTTTTCTTCGCCCGATCATTACCAATAATACTGTTTTTTATTGGCAAAATACATGCTTGGCAATCTTGTAATACTTGTAATTTCAATTCATTTGTAGCATTTTTTGATTGTTCAATATAGGTTATTCCCTCATTTAATGAATTCAGCAATTCAAGAATCTGATTTTTAAGCGTTTTTTTCATCATTCTGCCCTCATACAAAATATAATTTGCATTAACTATAAAAATTATCAAAAAGGACTGATATCACCAGTCCTTTTTTCATATATAATATTTATCTTGCTTACGTTTCCATACGTATCCCATAATCCTTTCATAGTCCTCAATAAAGTCTACTTCTGCCCAGAAATAATTATATACATCACGTACATATACATTCTCCGTTGCACTACATTGGTATAATATATCTTCCCACCAGTAGTTGTATTTTTCTTCCTCAATAAGCTTATTCATCATAGATTTAAATGCTGGCATAAAACTTGGTTTAACTTTACAAATACCAACATATTCATGTGTGCGCAGCTCCATAGCTAAATCTTTACCGTACTTAACTATTTTATTATCTTTGCAACCAAAGAAATAGTCACCGTCTCTTACCCTCACACTAGAGGAATCAGCCAATAATACAGCTTCTTTTTCTTCAGATAACAGGATATTCAAAATATCCTGCTCCCAAAAAACATCAGCATTCATTAATAATAGTTCTTCATCATCCTGAATAAACTCTTTGGCAAACCATAGTGAACCTAAACTATTCGTCGCGCGGAAAAATGGATTATAATAGATTTCTACCTCATGTTCTTTTAGCTCATTTTCAATTTGATTATGTAAATAGCCAACAACAACAGCAACTTTTATATTATTCGCCAATAACATTTCAACAGTCTTCCGTATAATTGATATGCCTTCTATTTCTAGCAAGCATTTAGGTTTATCAATATTGCGACTGATTCTACTGCCAACACCTGCTGCCATGATAATCGCTTTCATAACATTATACCATCCTATTTATCATCATTTAGACATTTTTTTATTTCATTCAATAGTATTGTATTATCTGCCAACGATAAATCTCCTACATGTGAAATTCGCAAACTGCGGTCTTCTAGCTCTCCACCTGTTGGATTTACAAATATTTGTTGTTTATCTTTTAACTCCTCAAATATTTTCATTGCAATATCCTGTTTAAATAAAATTGGCGTAATCGCGTTAGATAATGGATAATTTGGCAAAGTTATCGGCATATTTTTTATATTATTTCTAAAATGCTCACACCGATTTTTTACTTCTAAGAGCCTATTTTCAATTCCGATATCCGTTATGTGTTTTAACATATCCTGTAATTGCAAAAATAGTCCAACTGCCGGAGTAAATGGAGTTTGTCCACGCCTAAGATTATTCATATAATCTTTAAAATCAAAATATAAACTCCGTGGATTAATAGAATTGACTTTTTCACTTATAATCTTTTGATTTAAAACAACGATAGATATTCCCGGTGGCAAGCACAAACCTTTTTGCGAACTAATAATCGAAACATCAATTCCAAATTTATCCATATTGTATGTATCACACAAAAAAGTGCTGATTGCATCAACGATGAGATACATATTATTTCTTTTGCAAAAACTTGATAGTACCTTGATATCATATAGCTGCCCCGTTGATGTTTCATGCAAGTTGACAAGCATTGCCGTATATCCCTTCGCTTCATAAGGCTTTAGAGATTCGGACCTAAATTCTTCATCAACGCCCAATCGCAATGCATCATAAGAAATGGAATGAATTTCACAGATTTGTTCGAATCTTTTTCCAAATGAACCGCCTGAAATCACCAAAGCTTTATCAGATCTATCAAGGCAATTCATGACAGTAGCTTCCATCGCTGCTGTACCAGAGGCAGTTAAATAGATACTCTCTGATGATGTATCCGTACCAATAATATTTTTTAGCATCTCATCTATTTCTAACATAATATTAGAGAATTCGTTTGTTCTGAAGTACGGAATTAAATTAGCTCCTATATTCAGCGTATGTTGATACATTTGAACAGGTCCTATTGTAAATAACCTCATCTCATCATCTCTCTATCTAAAAAAATAAAGTTCTATCTTTCCAATATAAACAGCCATTGTTTTGTTTCTTTTTGATTTTTTATATCAGCTTTGAAAAATTCTTCTTCTACATTTAACTTAAATCCATGATCATATAAAGGTTTAAAAATTTGATTATATTCACTAATCGTGCGATAAATAGCACTATATTCCGAATCTAAATTATCTGAATAAAATTTATTTAATGTAAGCCTTTCTTCTAATGCAATCGGTTCAGAAATATAAATAATGCATGTTTCATCTAAAAACGACGTCAATTTTGCTATACAATCTTTTAAAATTTCTTCATTTATATACATAAGAACTCCACCCGAAATGATGAAACGATTAAATTTTGTATTGATTGGCAATTGAATTTCTTCATTCACTAATTGTTGCAATGAAGCATTAAGGAAATATGTCTTGCCATTCTTTTTTATATCTGCTCTTTGTTTTGCTAATTCAACAAATTCTTTTACATAGTCAATTCCAACATATGTTTCTGCTGTATCCGTCAAATATTTTGCAATACGTCCTGTTCCAAAACCCAACTCTAATACTTTAGAATTTTCATTTAATCTAAATAATGGCAATCTATTTTCAATTTCATATTTGGTCCAATATTCAATTTTCTCAGGAGCCTTATCTGCACATAACACAACTGGTGCATCTATATCAATCGCAACTTTATTAACAGCTCTTTTTGCATAAAAATCATGGATACTATCAGCGTCTATTGCTACGTTTTCATTTTTTATTCTTTTTAAATTCATGTAAGAGTCCTTCTTTCCTAAAATTGTACCATCTGAAAATTTTATATATTCTGCATCTGCATTACCACTCCTCTTCTCTATGGGTGGCAGCCCCATATATTCACCGTATTTCAGGTAGAGAATTTCATGATATCCATTTGGAATAGAAAATTTATACCCTTCAAAATTCCAATCCAGACTCTCTTTATACCATTCCCGTTTAAAGGCCCCAAAACCGACATAGTCTCGTCTAGTTTGCAGTTTTGTATTGAAAAATGCCAAAAGTTCAGTATCATAATTACTATATAGATGAATCAGCCATTCATAAAAATTTACAATCAAGCTTTTAGGTAACAAAGATAAGCATTTAAATAAGATTCTCTGTTTCTTAGATTTTGCACGCAAAGCACCTACCGATGACCATGAAAGTTTTCTGCAACATTCAGCTCCAACATCCATAAATTTTTGTATAATTGGATTACTTGAAACATTATCCATAATAAATACATCAATACAAATTCCCGTTTTCTGCTTTAAATGACTTTGCCCTACGCGTATAAACTCCGTTCCTTTACGTCGCATCTTGCCATAAACCCAATTATAATTATAATCATTCTTATAGTTTTGGAAAAAAAACTTTTCCGCATCAATTTCATCTTCACATACCTCGCAAAATCGCTCATAATCACTGCGAAACATTTCAACATCTACATCATCATCCCAAGGAATAAACCCTTGATGTCGAATCGCTCCAATTAGAGTTCCACATGATAAAAAATATCTTATATTATGTTTTCTGCAAATCCGATCAAATTCCACCAATAAATCCAGCATTTCCATTTGCAACTTTCTTAATTGTGCTGGGTTTAATTGTATCGCTGTTTGTTTCGCATCCATGCTTTTCCTCCCATATTTCATTAATAAAATATTATTCTATTTGTTTTATCGACAAATTGACAAAAAAACTTAAATATCTAGATACATTCGGGACTTTTAACCTTTATTTTTATTCTTGTATTCTATTATGTATATTGTCAATCCTCCCCTTAAATACTTTTTCACTTATTAGCCCCGTTTATCTTTTTCTAAAAAAAAAATCCAATCACCTTAAAGTATTCTCTCTATGTAAAATTCCTTACATTAGAGAATGCTCAGGCTATGGATAATGATAAACATTTATACTTTTATTGCTTTAACTAATTTCAGGAAGGTGTCTACCGTTACAATATCCACCAATATAAGATTATCAACGATACTGTTGAGTATCCATCTATATTACTTTCTTCATTTTATAAATATACAGATGACAGTTTTCTTCTTAAACTTTTTCTATCTCTACCCATTTAGCCATTTGTTAGCTAAGATTTCACTATATGCCCGCTCAATCTCTTGCATATATAATTGAGTATCCATTAATGGCGATTTTTCCATCATTGTTCTTAGATTTTTGTGCAATATATCAATTAATTCAAGGTCATTTGCAAGAGCCACTGCTTTTTCAATATATTCCTGTGTATTTTTTGCTACAAGTTCCCCCAAGCCGACATTACACAAAATGCTATAACCAAACCTCGCTCCATGTCTTTGCCCCTCCATTGTAATGACTGGCACACCCATATAGAGCGTATCACAGGTCGTCCCCCCTCCTGGATAAGGAAATGTGTCAAGAGCAATGTCAATATCACGCAGTTGTTCCATATAATCACTAGTCGCAGGACGAAGTTCGAGTTTCCGTGCTTCAATGCCGAACTCAGCAAATCTATCGAACACTTCCTTGCAAAAATTTTCATCAATATAGACTAAACTTTTTAATATTAGCTTTGAGCCTTTGACCTGTTTTAAAATTTGACTCCACACCTCAATAGCTTGATTCGTTATTTTTGCATACTTATTAAAACATCCAAACGTAACATAGCCATTTTTTATGTATGGAGATAGCCCAATTGTTGGTGCATCATCCCATGGGGTATAGCAAAATTGACAATATGGCAGCCTTAGTAGTTTTTCTGAAAATAAATTATCATATATCCCAATAGGATCAACAAAATTGTCTGTTAATATATAATCAACTGTCTTTAATCCCGTCGTATCAAAATAACCCAGTCCTGATATTTGCACTGGCGCAGGTCGATAATTTAGAATTGGCAATGCATTGTTAGCTGAATGTCCTGCCAAATCAACTAAAATATCAACTTCATCTTGAGCAATCAGGCTAGCAACACTGTAATTATCTAGCCCCTTCACATTCCGCCACTGGTTAACAAATCGTTTAAGCTGCATTGTAATCTTATCTTCTTCATTTAAGCAATAACAATACACTTCAAAGCTTTGTTTATTATAATATTGCAGGAAAACCCGATAAAAAAAGCTCATTACATGCTGACGAAAATCTGGTGAAATATAGCCAATTCTAATTTTTTTCTTCTTTCTCATATGATAAAGAGTTTCCTTTGGTACAGATGAAAGTAAGTTTTTATACTTACAATGCTCTTGAAAAAGATTTTCACTTGTCATAACATCCTCATAATGCAAACACATTAGGTAAGAGCTGTACGCTTCACATTTTTCCTTAGCAACTACATTATATTTACTTGCCGATAAATAAGCCTCGCAAGCTTTTTTTATTTCACCAACATACATATATAGCTGACCTAAAGCCAGAAAATTTCGTCCAACAAATGCACTTTCTTTTATCATACTGTCTTTCAATACTAATAAATTAGAAGTTTCTAATGCAGAGATTGCCTCCCGATACATAAATAGACCTCGTTTTGCAAATCCGATAATCATATATGCTTCAGCATCAAGACATGATTTATATTTAATTGCAAATTCAGCTTCAGCTACGGCTTCCTCATATTTTTCCAGTTGCGAAAATACATAAGCTGTAATATAAAAAAATTTTTCATCTGATCCAAAAGCAGCTCTAAGACACATCAAGTACTGTTCAGCTTGCTTAAAAAGTTTTTGTTCAATAGCCTTATTAATAGCAAGTTGTAATTCACCTAACGTCAAATGTTTTTCATCAAAATAATCTTTCAAATAAACTAATACGGGATTAATATAATCTTGACAAACAATTTGTTTATATTCCGTTTTGTGATCTAGTTGTAAATCTTGATATTTCTTTTCTAAAAAATTGCATATATTTGCAACGATTTTCTCTTTACTTGCTAATCGTTTTTTTATAGAAATTAAGACAGACAAGCTTCTATCAACAATTTCATTTGCCTCAATATCCTCCCAATTACCAGCTAAATATACTATCTCATCATGTAATAATTCAACTATCTTTCGCATACCGTCACCCTTGATTTTTTATAGATTACCTTTTATCCGTATCAAAGTTTTCATCTTTCCTTTATACAATGCTAACCATCTTGTCCTTGAAAATTATTGCATCTGTACCAAATAAAAGCTCTACCCCATAATCTGTTGCATAATCTATGTATT
This genomic interval from Selenobaculum gibii contains the following:
- a CDS encoding class I SAM-dependent methyltransferase — encoded protein: MNKLKEEDFEVLNNCPWHLDEQYNDFEFLYKDKMNCDIVKCKKCGIVFAHKRLNESGLKKYWDDYLSRVHVHDDELVKKRNEMYQIDFKFIQQYKMNGNVLDIGCGNGSFLDVFKKHGYRCFGVEFGREAAKVAKHSHDIYYGEFPKLNFNEKYDLIIFRGVLQYFPEPINYLDKAISLLNNNGCIFITAQPNMDSFCFKLFKENFNLPVTSADFFGYTENVFTNYFTSKGLLKVGEKYFYEKTPYANMESDILEVAKAIQLKRKNMKIDFKAPAFWGNMMSLIYKFNKNK
- a CDS encoding DUF4910 domain-containing protein; amino-acid sequence: MNTSGQNMYQLAKLLFPICRSITGDGVRDTLKILKSIYSDIKIYEVPTGTQVFDWCVPKEWNIRDAYIKNSNGEKILDFQKNNLHVVGYSLPINKKVNLTELKEIIYTQPDQPEVIPYITSYYKERYGFCMSENQKNELLEDEYHIYIDSELKNGSLTYGEIIIPGETKKEIFLSTYICHPSMANNELSGPVVAIYLAKWLANLEKRRYTYRIIFIPETIGSITYLSRNLECLKQNVIAGFNLSCVGDNRTFSYVESRYGNTLADKVAKNILKYYYPDYRTYTFLQRGSDERQYNAPGVDLPVCAICRSKYGRYPEYHTSKDDMTLISPEGLQGAYEAYQECIIGLENNYNYKINCLCEPQLGKRGLYPTISQKGGYNEVKAMTDFIAYADGRNDLFDISNIIGVPVKKLIPVVDKLIKNNLITRV
- a CDS encoding GNAT family N-acetyltransferase produces the protein MMNGLNCYLRAVKLDDAKLLYIWRNEKETRKNSFNSNLIDFKEHLNWLKKTLQNNARLFYILICADMEVGQVRIDIEGKIGVVNYSIDSKYRKMGYGKSILELAEQELLKNAANLKKIVGYVKLENVASRHIFQILNYQEELKGNMCIYTKLLPD
- the pseG gene encoding UDP-2,4-diacetamido-2,4,6-trideoxy-beta-L-altropyranose hydrolase — its product is MATVQQEQDAKEVIEILKNLDIDLLVVDSYAIDETWERIVRTYTKKIMVIDDLANRKHDCDILLDQNYYADMKIRYSGLVSDDCKLLLGPTYALLREEFYREKKKQRQRDGQIKNILMFFGGSDLTNETMKTLRALVALNREDITVNVVVGGSNQYKEEVKEFCQRYHWMNYYCQIHNMAEMMNEADLAIGAAGTTTWERFFLGLPTIVIAVAENQIKIAEDCDESGFIKYLGKSSLVTNHVICEVILSLQGKKYKNLQYNCTRFRRDKDDEWIKLLFESSEIG
- a CDS encoding CDP-glycerol glycerophosphotransferase family protein, with translation MKKTLKNQILELLNSLNEGITYIEQSKNATNELKLQVLQDCQACILPIKNSIIGNDRAKKSLALMDGIETNLKKMQILLQKNKPLVMISFMSRKQILKIKEIVMQLDNRKEVVFLPYNASMWDSLESIWQAADEDENCDAYVVPIPYCDRNPDGSAKNWNYEGHDLPSYVPITNWQEYDISKHRPDIIYIHNPYDDYNLVTSVHPNYYSKELKKYTDMLVYVPYFVSGDIVGPIKCKAPGVVNADRVIVESEKIKEQYEANYPGGNPPKNKILALGSPKFDKVRNSKKEDFALPKQWEKIINGKKIILYLTTIETMLLDTESFIKKHRYVFSVFRDRKDVALWWRPHPLLKATFESMKPELLKEYEQLEYEYKKAGWGIYDDSSDLYRAITWSDAYYGDMSSVIWLYEVTSKPIMVQNVNIRKPIEECLVDEIIIKRNFNFRDMVVVGDSGWFVGYTNGNLVEIDLNTGEVKSIVKIPCEDLSYRIEKCLNKLYIMPNGNYQYLLEYDYIKYKFRRISLRFICKDTKNKYNKKYKYLIIKEYREKIFLFPYGCEAIIEYDVKKDQCIYHYEWYNKIEKYLINKDKGILDEVYCMSKDSIWISLPQCNAIMEFSFIDGRSNIYEVGDSSSSYSYMDYDGENLWLLNNKETEIIKWNKINLILCRYNIKNSYNVENKLRKFSMIHIFNNNLYIFKAFAKNSLKLDMTTGEITRIKKFDESLNLNHNFIYCDGLHDNYPGIGIIKKRNNQEIVFFHFASNQGYVYNLHYQTIHKIGRYFEANLYSRIMNKEYIKNNKKNIIWKEEELIYGVLENYIQYLVLKQTNAEELNLVGDDVHSVGCKIYHLIG